The Uranotaenia lowii strain MFRU-FL unplaced genomic scaffold, ASM2978415v1 HiC_scaffold_504, whole genome shotgun sequence DNA window aaaaagtgtaaaatagttgtttcagaataaaaaacatAGTGAAAGAATTCtaatacaaatttttgttctttgAATTATCCTCAAAACGATTTCTTTAGATTTATTTATTCCATAAACTCaggataaaaatattcaattttatttaactcAAGTCGATTTCCAAAAGAGTAGAAATGTTAGACAGACGGAGACCGAGACGGTCGAATTTTCAATGGCCCTGTTAGTTTGACACGATTTCCTTTCACATTTTCAGGAAGgtataacattattttttaactcgaaatcttaagttttattttctccTCTCATATTATTAAAGCaaataaaattcatcaatttagtatttaattttatttgaaaatgccAAAGCTTTTACCTATAGAAAAATAATCCTTTTGATTTTCCTCAGTGTAATGCTCTGTTGCCATGTTTGTAAAAGCTCAAGTTCTTATCACAGATGTAAATAGGGTGGATCGTAATGCAACACCACCCATTTATATGGGTGCATccggtttgtttacattttcgtcTCTTCGCGTTATAAGTGTTGTAAAATTTGACTCttgaataattataataatttggCGTTATGGCAGCCGAATTTCTAGCTGAGAATAACGTCTGCGGgcaaactattttgcaaatagTGGCCGAAGGAAATACAATCATCTGTGAGCTGTTGCGACTGAAGGAGTTTATACCGGAAGTATTTTggtaaatgtttttatttcaagtttagtACAAATTCCCATgtaatcaatcaaaaatttcatccgcagtttgaaaacaaaagatGAACAACAAAAATACGGTGAAATCCTTATGGATTTCAGCTATTTTCAAATATCTGATGTTCAGGATCAGAAAATTGAGGCAGACGAAAAGTTACAAGCTTTTGATGAGGAAATTCGTGAAAATTATCTGGTCATATTGAAtcgattttatattgtttttgaaagtatTCACAAATACATCAAAGATTTGAATACCTTTATCGAAGAGTTGAATTCCGGGATGTTTATCCAGCAATCTACTGAAAAAGTCTTTCAAGATGAAGAAGGCAAACAGTTGATGGTAATGccttaaaaaggaaaaaaaaagtttttttaaacattcatacTATTTTCAGTGCGAAGCTTTGTATCTTTACGGTGTTATGTTGATGGTCGTCGATCTCCAGATCCCAGGTCTGGTACGGGAACGTTTGTTGGTGGCCTACCATAGGTACAGTGCGCTTAAAACCGATGGGGACAGTAGTATCGATGAAGTTTGCAAATTGCTGCGTTCCACGGGATTCAACGATGGAAATAGTGCTAGGAAAATAAGCAATTATCCAGAAGAGTACTTCTGCCGAATACCTGTTAATCAGCATTATGTTGAGATGGTTATCGGACGCTTGCGCTCGGATGATGTGTACAATCAAATTTCGGTGTATCCTCTTCCTGAGCATCGCTCAACAGCTTTGGCTAACCAAGCCGGAATGCTTTATGTGTGTCTGTTCTTTTCGACCAACACCTTGCACAACCAGGCGGCGAGAATGCGTGAGATTGTTGACAAATTCTTTTCGGACAACTGGATAGTTTCATTCTACATGGGCATTACGGTTAACCTTCTGAGTAAGTACAACGCCGCCTTGTTTTATATGTGTGTTTTAAACGTAGGCAGTAAGGACATTGTATTAGGTAAAAATGGGAATACAATTTCTACAAGTTGAGATCATGTTTCCAATCTTTCTTTCAACTTAATGTTTTTTCAGcttaaaaaataccaaatatTACTTGTTCTATTCCATTCTAAAAACAAATCATATTTCAGATGCTTGGGATCCGTTCAAGGCTGCAAAAACTGCATTGCTAAACACTTTCGACAGTGGAAACTTGAAGGAAATTTGTAGCAAACAGAAACGCTCGATGGACACATTACTTACTAAAACTAGAAACATCCTGAAGGAGGGTAATCTAACAGAACAGAAGCTTCTTGACAACATTCCAAAGGTAACGGCATTGATAAGAGAGTGCAACATTACTGTTCGATGGGTTATGTTGCACACAGGACAACCGATGATTGATATGGGGAGTGTGGCTTCGACGAAAAAATGTCTCCAGGTGAAGGAACTTATCGAAAGTGAAATCGATTTCAAAGGGATTGAATTCTTTGAACTATTGCTGAATACGGCTCAGCTCGAAGTCAAGATaagagatattttaaaaacattgctAGACGAGCGTTTACAGCGATGGGATCATTTCAAGAAAGAAGCATGTGAACGAATTCAGGATTTGGCGGATGCTTATTCTGGTGAACGACCGTTTGGTAAGATGAAGATAAACGAAAGCTTAAGCAAATGGTTCCGTAATATACGAAGCGAAATAGACAAGCTAAGCAATGAAGGTTCCAACTTGAGCATGTCCGGTCGCACTATAATCCAGTTGATTCAAGCGTTAGAGGAAGTGCAGGATTTCCAtgacttgaataaaaatatgcaagtaaAACAGAATATGGTAGAAACACGGCAATATCTTCATCAGATGTTTTATACTATAAGTATCAAGGAGGATGATCTGATAAATCTTCAGTTGATAGGAGATTTCAGTTATGCATGGAAGTTGATCGATAGCTACACACCAATGATGcaggaaaacataaaaaagcaaCCGAATTTAGTTATCAAACTGCGTTCGACCTTTCTAAAGCTGGCTTCCGCACTGGAGATTCCGTTATTGCGCTTGAACCAAGCCGAAAGCGAAGACCTGATTGACGTATCCAAGTATTACAGCAACGAACTAGCCAATTTTGTGAGAAAGGTTGTACAGATCATTCCAGAAACGATGTTCataattttggcaaaaataatAGATATGCAAACAAATGTCATCAAGCAAATTCCCATGCgattggaaaaagaaaaaatgaaggaATATGCTCAGTTAGAAGAACGTTTTGAGATTGCTAAACTCACGTATTCTGTGTCAACGTTTACCGAAGGAATTCTCGCTATGAAGACTACTTTGGTTGGAGTCGTTGAACTTGACCCCAAACAGCTACTGGAAGATGGCATTCGCAAGGAATTAGTCAAAAATGTATCTGATGCATTTCACAGCAACCTGACGTTTAATCCTAAGACAAAGGAATCCGAACTGGACATTAAGTTAGCTACGTTACACAAAATCATTGATGGGTACAAACGATCTTTTGAGTACGTTCAGGACTATCTCAACATACATTGTTTGAGAATTTGGAATGAAGAAATGCAACGAATAATCAACTATAATGTGCAACGAGAGTACAATCCTTTTATCCGGAACAAAGTTATGGATTGGGAATCGGAATTTCAGAGCGCCACAATTCCCATTCCGAATTATGAACCTGTAGATATGTCATCGGTGACTTTTATCGGTAGATTGGCAAGGGAAATTTTACGAATTACCGATCCCAAGTAAGATTAATATGTTGATGtggaaacattattttaatatctatatttaattttaGAACAACCATCTACATCGAAATTTGCAATACCTGGTATGAACCGAAAACTCACAAGAGTATCattacaaataaatttaccagCCGGATAAACGATACCTTCGGCCCTCCGGCATTGGTTGGCATCGacaaattatattcattcatGGTGACGGCAGAGTTGGAAAACTATCTTTTTACAATACAACGTAAACTACAACACGAGCCAACGTGGTCGGATGCATTAGGCAATGTTGAGACGGAACTACAAAAATTAGACTTCCAGGAGAATCCTATCAAAAGCTATGCCAGTCTTGTAACAACGTTCACAAAAATTTGGCCTACCCTTTTGGACTGGATTCTAAAAATAGGCCAAAAACAAATCCTAAGGGTACACATTGCTTTCGAGTTGAATTGCAGTTGCAAACTAAAGTCCACCAAATTAGAATCTTCACTGCGAGCTCTGAACGATGCCATATTGATGGATGTCGCCCGTCACTCGATGGATGCCAGCAAACCTCTACCGAGTGCTGATATAATTTTCGAACTAAATCGATACCTCGAATATGCCGGATTGCAGAatccttttcgaaaaaaatacatcaacaCAAAGAGTCCACGTTTTCTAGCTCTATTATCGTTCCTGTTTGTTATAGCCCATCTTCCTAGACTACAGTATATGAAGAATGTAGACAGCTTGATtgcgaaaaagaaaaacgatgcCATCGACGGGTTTCCTGCTATCATTGGGCTTCTGACAATCTTACGACAGTTTCAAACGGGTGAATTGGATTTATTCATCCAGTATCTATGTCAATACGCTATATCTTTGATCGACGTTAATTTAAAGTAAGTTAACAAACAAATTTGTGAACttcaacatttttctcaaatttattttgttttgcagAGCCAAGCAAGAAATTTGCATTGAAGCCATGATGGCAATGCGTTTCCTGGAAACGTTTACGCGAGTCGCCGAGATATCGCGCCAACAACTCGAACAGTACATTCCCGATCCGATACTGAATCAGTACGAATTCTTGTCCAGCGGAAGGTCTTGACATGGTCAGGTTTGGCGTTGTCTAAGCAGTTGATAATTGAAACGAAGTTATATTGCATGAtctatgttttaaataaaagttttaaacaacTTACCTACTTTCATATATGAAAactttatttgagatattgtgCTTTTTCAGATTATCatgaatttaatttgttttaagttGATCAGCCATA harbors:
- the LOC129760201 gene encoding WASH complex subunit 5, yielding MAAEFLAENNVCGQTILQIVAEGNTIICELLRLKEFIPEVFCLKTKDEQQKYGEILMDFSYFQISDVQDQKIEADEKLQAFDEEIRENYLVILNRFYIVFESIHKYIKDLNTFIEELNSGMFIQQSTEKVFQDEEGKQLMCEALYLYGVMLMVVDLQIPGLVRERLLVAYHRYSALKTDGDSSIDEVCKLLRSTGFNDGNSARKISNYPEEYFCRIPVNQHYVEMVIGRLRSDDVYNQISVYPLPEHRSTALANQAGMLYVCLFFSTNTLHNQAARMREIVDKFFSDNWIVSFYMGITVNLLNAWDPFKAAKTALLNTFDSGNLKEICSKQKRSMDTLLTKTRNILKEGNLTEQKLLDNIPKVTALIRECNITVRWVMLHTGQPMIDMGSVASTKKCLQVKELIESEIDFKGIEFFELLLNTAQLEVKIRDILKTLLDERLQRWDHFKKEACERIQDLADAYSGERPFGKMKINESLSKWFRNIRSEIDKLSNEGSNLSMSGRTIIQLIQALEEVQDFHDLNKNMQVKQNMVETRQYLHQMFYTISIKEDDLINLQLIGDFSYAWKLIDSYTPMMQENIKKQPNLVIKLRSTFLKLASALEIPLLRLNQAESEDLIDVSKYYSNELANFVRKVVQIIPETMFIILAKIIDMQTNVIKQIPMRLEKEKMKEYAQLEERFEIAKLTYSVSTFTEGILAMKTTLVGVVELDPKQLLEDGIRKELVKNVSDAFHSNLTFNPKTKESELDIKLATLHKIIDGYKRSFEYVQDYLNIHCLRIWNEEMQRIINYNVQREYNPFIRNKVMDWESEFQSATIPIPNYEPVDMSSVTFIGRLAREILRITDPKTTIYIEICNTWYEPKTHKSIITNKFTSRINDTFGPPALVGIDKLYSFMVTAELENYLFTIQRKLQHEPTWSDALGNVETELQKLDFQENPIKSYASLVTTFTKIWPTLLDWILKIGQKQILRVHIAFELNCSCKLKSTKLESSLRALNDAILMDVARHSMDASKPLPSADIIFELNRYLEYAGLQNPFRKKYINTKSPRFLALLSFLFVIAHLPRLQYMKNVDSLIAKKKNDAIDGFPAIIGLLTILRQFQTGELDLFIQYLCQYAISLIDVNLKAKQEICIEAMMAMRFLETFTRVAEISRQQLEQYIPDPILNQYEFLSSGRS